One genomic window of Desulfovibrio subterraneus includes the following:
- a CDS encoding cupin domain-containing protein, with amino-acid sequence MLNNPFLNSHIALADADICCSEVSWNPHPAFTGVALRHMVTSGHTQGRFSIHLVRVDPGCVLETHNHPDNWEFHSVVSGSARCELDGRITEYAAGVCGVMPQGVAHKVVAGDDGVFILATFVPALL; translated from the coding sequence ATGTTGAACAACCCTTTTCTCAACAGTCATATTGCGTTGGCAGACGCCGATATCTGCTGTTCCGAGGTGAGCTGGAACCCTCATCCTGCCTTTACCGGAGTGGCTCTCAGGCATATGGTGACATCAGGCCATACGCAGGGGCGTTTCAGTATCCATCTTGTCCGCGTTGACCCCGGATGCGTGCTGGAAACCCACAACCACCCTGATAACTGGGAGTTTCACTCCGTGGTTTCCGGCAGTGCACGGTGTGAACTGGACGGGCGTATCACCGAATATGCAGCCGGTGTCTGCGGTGTTATGCCGCAGGGGGTGGCGCATAAGGTTGTAGCCGGCGACGATGGCGTTTTCATTCTTGCCACGTTTGTCCCCGCATTGTTGTAG
- a CDS encoding formate dehydrogenase accessory sulfurtransferase FdhD, translated as MSKPQCPQAAPRPITIRQFKNGAWESQPDVLSREIPIRIHTDSGLPKTLWAWPCNLEDLALGHVLLDMGGAGRSASVSKLNDTEFEVKLGEPLPPEAGKPAPIAATVLLKAMADFMGGEGLWDDTGCFHRAGVLNPVSMQVLHRAEDIGRHNCLDRLAGWANRSGEELSDKVLLVSARVTSSLCAKALRAGFRFIISRSAVTTASVDMATEHGATLVGFARDREGRFSVFTDKEGRIIE; from the coding sequence ATGAGCAAACCGCAGTGTCCGCAGGCTGCACCGCGGCCCATAACCATCCGACAGTTCAAAAACGGAGCATGGGAAAGCCAGCCCGATGTGCTGAGCCGCGAAATTCCCATCCGCATTCACACGGACAGCGGCCTGCCCAAGACATTGTGGGCGTGGCCCTGCAATCTGGAAGACCTTGCCCTCGGCCATGTGCTGCTCGACATGGGAGGCGCAGGGCGGTCCGCTTCGGTGTCCAAGCTCAATGATACCGAATTTGAAGTGAAACTGGGCGAGCCGCTGCCGCCTGAGGCAGGCAAACCGGCCCCTATTGCGGCGACAGTGCTGCTCAAGGCCATGGCAGACTTCATGGGCGGCGAGGGTCTGTGGGACGATACCGGCTGCTTTCACCGGGCCGGAGTGCTCAACCCGGTATCCATGCAGGTGTTGCACAGGGCCGAAGACATTGGCCGACACAACTGCCTTGACCGCCTTGCCGGCTGGGCAAACAGATCCGGCGAAGAACTCTCGGACAAGGTGCTGCTGGTATCAGCCCGCGTCACCTCCAGCCTGTGCGCCAAGGCGCTTCGGGCAGGCTTCCGCTTCATCATCAGCCGGTCTGCCGTCACCACGGCTTCGGTAGACATGGCCACGGAACACGGGGCCACACTGGTCGGATTTGCCAGAGACAGAGAAGGACGCTTTTCCGTTTTCACAGACAAGGAAGGCAGGATTATCGAGTGA
- a CDS encoding helix-turn-helix transcriptional regulator gives MPRPPSGIVDLIRLASGSLLLHGRSAAGRVMRHAHRTVCIVGLHSGRRDFFFGNDVLRLQSGQLLVIAAGHVHGCGAFLPQSTKGDRANGGYAGGQGYEEGYVEGRMGGCVNGCAESCVDGCTEGRVHDGGRVQEAALLYSTLCVSAACLPVSGSRIVTSPELVARLQDLDDAAEGAFLEKLAALLAEKKGLSIMADDTAISAGKRCPQEIAVAMRSFLKGLEEGSGDAAGWAGGASVRFCRQFRAAVGLPPVAWQLLCRIRHGASLLAEGASSTDAALASGFYDQSHFAHRFKQLMGMTPGQYQVAFSDNGDRQR, from the coding sequence ATGCCGCGTCCTCCTTCAGGAATTGTAGATCTCATCCGGCTGGCATCGGGCAGTCTGCTCCTGCATGGCCGTTCCGCCGCAGGCAGGGTCATGCGCCATGCGCATCGCACCGTATGTATTGTCGGGTTGCATTCCGGGCGCAGGGATTTTTTCTTTGGCAATGACGTGCTCCGGCTGCAGTCCGGACAATTACTGGTTATAGCGGCCGGTCATGTGCACGGGTGCGGCGCGTTTCTTCCCCAATCGACCAAAGGCGACAGGGCCAATGGCGGGTACGCTGGCGGGCAAGGTTACGAGGAAGGTTACGTGGAAGGTCGCATGGGAGGCTGCGTGAACGGTTGTGCGGAAAGCTGTGTTGACGGTTGTACGGAAGGTCGCGTGCACGACGGCGGGAGAGTGCAAGAAGCGGCTCTCCTGTATTCAACCCTATGCGTGTCTGCGGCCTGCCTGCCGGTATCCGGAAGTCGGATTGTCACTTCGCCGGAACTGGTCGCGCGTCTGCAGGATCTTGATGATGCCGCAGAAGGAGCCTTTCTGGAAAAGCTGGCTGCTCTGCTGGCGGAGAAGAAAGGCCTGAGCATTATGGCAGATGACACTGCCATATCGGCCGGAAAACGGTGTCCGCAGGAAATTGCAGTAGCGATGCGGAGTTTTCTGAAGGGGCTTGAGGAAGGATCTGGCGACGCGGCTGGCTGGGCGGGTGGGGCTTCCGTTCGTTTCTGCAGGCAATTTCGGGCCGCTGTCGGTCTTCCTCCGGTTGCATGGCAGCTGCTCTGCCGCATACGGCATGGCGCTTCCCTGCTTGCCGAAGGAGCATCCAGCACAGATGCGGCACTGGCTTCCGGTTTTTATGATCAGAGCCACTTTGCCCACCGTTTCAAGCAGCTAATGGGCATGACGCCGGGGCAGTATCAGGTCGCCTTTTCCGATAACGGGGACCGGCAACGATAG
- a CDS encoding formate dehydrogenase accessory protein FdhE, whose product MSFDMDKERKRLERKLTLLSKKEFLPAPLLRIVSDTATLQLAARGEVSVQAPAIPTPPDAHVQGMPLLPRELFSFDPKQTAILFGKLLALMEAAGGGLTEAASTIRSGLEDRTFNLTEACEAFLKDDTLFFADWAARLPGAPSLVRYLVQGSLTPSLEAVAEQLKEHHNNEVPWTFGHCPYCGSQPLIATLREKEGFKHLTCSFCRGEYRAKRLQCSFCGEEDHEKLEYFKAEGEPGFEVHVCHTCNCYMKTADFRELDVVSIPALDDLESLALDILAREQGLSRPTLSAWGF is encoded by the coding sequence ATGAGCTTTGATATGGACAAGGAACGCAAGCGCCTTGAGCGCAAACTCACCCTGCTGAGCAAGAAGGAGTTCTTGCCTGCGCCGTTGCTGCGCATTGTTTCCGACACTGCCACACTGCAACTGGCTGCCCGGGGCGAGGTATCTGTCCAGGCACCTGCCATCCCTACCCCGCCTGACGCCCATGTTCAGGGTATGCCTCTGTTGCCGCGCGAGCTGTTCAGCTTTGATCCCAAGCAGACTGCCATTCTCTTCGGCAAGCTGCTCGCGCTCATGGAGGCGGCAGGCGGCGGCCTCACCGAAGCTGCTTCCACCATTCGCTCCGGACTGGAAGACCGTACCTTCAACCTGACTGAAGCATGCGAAGCCTTTCTGAAAGACGACACCCTGTTCTTTGCCGACTGGGCCGCCAGACTGCCCGGCGCGCCGAGCCTTGTGCGCTACCTTGTTCAGGGCAGCCTCACTCCCTCGCTGGAAGCAGTGGCGGAACAGCTGAAAGAACACCACAACAACGAAGTGCCATGGACCTTTGGGCACTGTCCCTACTGCGGTTCCCAGCCTCTTATTGCCACCCTGCGTGAGAAGGAAGGATTCAAGCACCTCACCTGCTCTTTCTGCCGCGGTGAATACAGAGCAAAGCGCCTGCAGTGTTCCTTCTGCGGTGAAGAGGATCACGAAAAGCTCGAATACTTCAAAGCAGAAGGCGAACCGGGCTTTGAGGTCCATGTATGCCACACCTGCAACTGTTACATGAAAACGGCAGACTTCAGGGAGCTGGACGTTGTAAGCATCCCTGCCCTTGACGATCTTGAATCGCTTGCGCTGGATATTCTCGCCCGCGAACAGGGTCTTTCGCGTCCCACGCTGTCTGCCTGGGGGTTCTGA